Proteins encoded in a region of the Triticum dicoccoides isolate Atlit2015 ecotype Zavitan chromosome 3A, WEW_v2.0, whole genome shotgun sequence genome:
- the LOC119270053 gene encoding transcription factor bHLH77-like isoform X3: MNCGQPDQLPPATAGFLNLNWDSSMDASHPMASSPASNSAAATEGLALHGISPRPQPHYGAGGTPLGSPTKLNLSMMGQYRHHHHHSPYPPPPPQVRGAGLPTLENLMPMGSLDQFLADPGFAERAARLSGFDARGGYGPGGPGPAQFGLPDDGPVGALKELELGSARDDSSVSDPASAGAGMALKGASDGNARKRKAGGGGSKGKGKDASVSTTSAKDLLAKEDSASKRCRSMSMEEAEENSGKGKAAQSSSENGGRRQGKDGASKLPEPPKDFIHVRARRGEATDSHSLAERVRREKISQRMKLLQDLVPGCNKVVGKAVMLDEIINYVQSLQRQVEFLSMKLATVNPQLDFNSLPSLLAKDMQQQSCGQLQQGSSHFFPLDASGAPLPYMGGQGSSDPLGCGMSDGGGMGDDHGAMHPLDQAFCRPMGSQQQHFLSDAAASQVGAFWQDLQSVVQMDMGQSQEIATSSNSYDGSLQTVHMKMEL; the protein is encoded by the exons ATGAACTGCGGGCAGCCGGACCAGCTGCCGCCGGCCACGGCGGGCTTCCTCAACCTCAACTGGGACAGCTCCATGGACGCCTCCCATCCGATGGCCTCCTCGCCGGCCTCCAACTCCGCGGCGGCCACCGAGGGGCTCGCGCTCCACGGGATCTCGCCGCGGCCGCAGCCGCACTACGGCGCCGGCGGCACGCCGCTAGGCTCGCCCACCAAGCTCAACCTCTCCATGATGGGCCagtaccgccaccaccaccaccacagcccctacccgccgccgccgccgcaggtgcGCGGCGCCGGCCTGCCCACCCTGGAGAACCTCATGCCCATGGGCTCCCTCGACCAGTTCCTCGCCGACCCGGGCTTCGCGGAGCGCGCCGCCAGGCTCTCCGGCTTCGACGCCCGCGGCGGGTACGGCCCCGGTGGCCCCGGCCCCGCGCAGTTCGGCCTCCCGGACGACGGCCCCGTCGGCGCGCTCAAGGAGCTGGAGCTCGGGAGCGCCCGGGACGACTCGTCGGTGTCCGATCCGGCGTCGGCCGGCGCCGGGATGGCGCTCAAGGGCGCCTCCGACGGCAATGCCAGGAAGCggaaggccggcggcggcggcagcaaggGGAAGGGCAAGGACGCCTCCgtgtccaccacctccgccaaggaTCTCCTCGCCAAG GAGGACTCGGCGTCGAAGCGCTGCAGGTCCATGTccatggaggaggcggaggagaattCCGGCAAGGGGAAGGCCGCGCAGAGCAGCAGCGAGAACGGCGGGAGGAGGCAGGGCAAGGACGGCGCGTCCAAGCTCCCCGAGCCGCCCAAGGACTTCATCCACGTCCGGGCGCGGCGCGGCGAGGCCACGGACAGCCATAGCCTGGCCGAGAGG GTGAGAAGAGAGAAGATCAGCCAGCGGATGAAGCTGCTGCAGGACCTGGTGCCCGGCTGCAACAAG GTGGTGGGCAAGGCCGTGATGCTGGACGAGATCATCAACTACGTGCAGTCGCTGCAACGGCAAGTCGAG TTTCTGTCGATGAAGCTGGCGACGGTGAACCCGCAGCTGGACTTCAACAGCCTGCCCAGCCTCCTTGCCAAAGAT ATGCAGCAGCAGTCGTGTGGGCAGCTGCAGCAGGGCTCGTCGCATTTTTTCCCGCTGGACGCGTCGGGCGCGCCGCTCCCCTACATGGGGGGCCAGGGGAGCAGCGACCCTCTCGGCTGCGGCATGTCcgacggcggcggcatgggcgACGACCACGGCGCCATGCACCCGCTCGACCAGGCCTTCTGCCGCCCCATGGGCTCCCAGCAGCAGCACTTCCTCAGCGACGCCGCCGCCTCTCAG GTTGGGGCCTTCTGGCAGGATCTGCAGAGCGTGGTTCAGATGGACATGGGGCAGAGCCAGGAGATCGCCACCTCCTCCAACAGCTACGACG GCTCGTTGCAGACGGTCCACATGAAAATGGAGCTTTGA
- the LOC119270053 gene encoding transcription factor bHLH77-like isoform X1: MNCGQPDQLPPATAGFLNLNWDSSMDASHPMASSPASNSAAATEGLALHGISPRPQPHYGAGGTPLGSPTKLNLSMMGQYRHHHHHSPYPPPPPQVRGAGLPTLENLMPMGSLDQFLADPGFAERAARLSGFDARGGYGPGGPGPAQFGLPDDGPVGALKELELGSARDDSSVSDPASAGAGMALKGASDGNARKRKAGGGGSKGKGKDASVSTTSAKDLLAKVCKTHTEFCSVVEGARGRSHPASTAVAVALQEDSASKRCRSMSMEEAEENSGKGKAAQSSSENGGRRQGKDGASKLPEPPKDFIHVRARRGEATDSHSLAERVRREKISQRMKLLQDLVPGCNKVVGKAVMLDEIINYVQSLQRQVEFLSMKLATVNPQLDFNSLPSLLAKDMQQQSCGQLQQGSSHFFPLDASGAPLPYMGGQGSSDPLGCGMSDGGGMGDDHGAMHPLDQAFCRPMGSQQQHFLSDAAASQVGAFWQDLQSVVQMDMGQSQEIATSSNSYDGECKSSFNFSLNSEDRHHFQPKIRMLNFVRSCRSGSLQTVHMKMEL, translated from the exons ATGAACTGCGGGCAGCCGGACCAGCTGCCGCCGGCCACGGCGGGCTTCCTCAACCTCAACTGGGACAGCTCCATGGACGCCTCCCATCCGATGGCCTCCTCGCCGGCCTCCAACTCCGCGGCGGCCACCGAGGGGCTCGCGCTCCACGGGATCTCGCCGCGGCCGCAGCCGCACTACGGCGCCGGCGGCACGCCGCTAGGCTCGCCCACCAAGCTCAACCTCTCCATGATGGGCCagtaccgccaccaccaccaccacagcccctacccgccgccgccgccgcaggtgcGCGGCGCCGGCCTGCCCACCCTGGAGAACCTCATGCCCATGGGCTCCCTCGACCAGTTCCTCGCCGACCCGGGCTTCGCGGAGCGCGCCGCCAGGCTCTCCGGCTTCGACGCCCGCGGCGGGTACGGCCCCGGTGGCCCCGGCCCCGCGCAGTTCGGCCTCCCGGACGACGGCCCCGTCGGCGCGCTCAAGGAGCTGGAGCTCGGGAGCGCCCGGGACGACTCGTCGGTGTCCGATCCGGCGTCGGCCGGCGCCGGGATGGCGCTCAAGGGCGCCTCCGACGGCAATGCCAGGAAGCggaaggccggcggcggcggcagcaaggGGAAGGGCAAGGACGCCTCCgtgtccaccacctccgccaaggaTCTCCTCGCCAAGGTATGCAAGACACATACAGAATTCTGCTCTGTTGTCGAAGGAGCGAGAGGTCGATCTCACCCTGCGAGCACCGCCGTCGCCGTGGCCCTGCAGGAGGACTCGGCGTCGAAGCGCTGCAGGTCCATGTccatggaggaggcggaggagaattCCGGCAAGGGGAAGGCCGCGCAGAGCAGCAGCGAGAACGGCGGGAGGAGGCAGGGCAAGGACGGCGCGTCCAAGCTCCCCGAGCCGCCCAAGGACTTCATCCACGTCCGGGCGCGGCGCGGCGAGGCCACGGACAGCCATAGCCTGGCCGAGAGG GTGAGAAGAGAGAAGATCAGCCAGCGGATGAAGCTGCTGCAGGACCTGGTGCCCGGCTGCAACAAG GTGGTGGGCAAGGCCGTGATGCTGGACGAGATCATCAACTACGTGCAGTCGCTGCAACGGCAAGTCGAG TTTCTGTCGATGAAGCTGGCGACGGTGAACCCGCAGCTGGACTTCAACAGCCTGCCCAGCCTCCTTGCCAAAGAT ATGCAGCAGCAGTCGTGTGGGCAGCTGCAGCAGGGCTCGTCGCATTTTTTCCCGCTGGACGCGTCGGGCGCGCCGCTCCCCTACATGGGGGGCCAGGGGAGCAGCGACCCTCTCGGCTGCGGCATGTCcgacggcggcggcatgggcgACGACCACGGCGCCATGCACCCGCTCGACCAGGCCTTCTGCCGCCCCATGGGCTCCCAGCAGCAGCACTTCCTCAGCGACGCCGCCGCCTCTCAG GTTGGGGCCTTCTGGCAGGATCTGCAGAGCGTGGTTCAGATGGACATGGGGCAGAGCCAGGAGATCGCCACCTCCTCCAACAGCTACGACGGTGAGTGCAAATCCAGTTTCAATTTCAGCCTGAATTCTGAAGATCGACATCACTTTCAACCAAAGATCCGGATGCTGAATTTTGTTCGGTCCTGCCGATCAGGCTCGTTGCAGACGGTCCACATGAAAATGGAGCTTTGA
- the LOC119270053 gene encoding transcription factor bHLH77-like isoform X2, whose product MNCGQPDQLPPATAGFLNLNWDSSMDASHPMASSPASNSAAATEGLALHGISPRPQPHYGAGGTPLGSPTKLNLSMMGQYRHHHHHSPYPPPPPQVRGAGLPTLENLMPMGSLDQFLADPGFAERAARLSGFGPAQFGLPDDGPVGALKELELGSARDDSSVSDPASAGAGMALKGASDGNARKRKAGGGGSKGKGKDASVSTTSAKDLLAKVCKTHTEFCSVVEGARGRSHPASTAVAVALQEDSASKRCRSMSMEEAEENSGKGKAAQSSSENGGRRQGKDGASKLPEPPKDFIHVRARRGEATDSHSLAERVRREKISQRMKLLQDLVPGCNKVVGKAVMLDEIINYVQSLQRQVEFLSMKLATVNPQLDFNSLPSLLAKDMQQQSCGQLQQGSSHFFPLDASGAPLPYMGGQGSSDPLGCGMSDGGGMGDDHGAMHPLDQAFCRPMGSQQQHFLSDAAASQVGAFWQDLQSVVQMDMGQSQEIATSSNSYDGECKSSFNFSLNSEDRHHFQPKIRMLNFVRSCRSGSLQTVHMKMEL is encoded by the exons ATGAACTGCGGGCAGCCGGACCAGCTGCCGCCGGCCACGGCGGGCTTCCTCAACCTCAACTGGGACAGCTCCATGGACGCCTCCCATCCGATGGCCTCCTCGCCGGCCTCCAACTCCGCGGCGGCCACCGAGGGGCTCGCGCTCCACGGGATCTCGCCGCGGCCGCAGCCGCACTACGGCGCCGGCGGCACGCCGCTAGGCTCGCCCACCAAGCTCAACCTCTCCATGATGGGCCagtaccgccaccaccaccaccacagcccctacccgccgccgccgccgcaggtgcGCGGCGCCGGCCTGCCCACCCTGGAGAACCTCATGCCCATGGGCTCCCTCGACCAGTTCCTCGCCGACCCGGGCTTCGCGGAGCGCGCCGCCAGGCTCTCCGGCTT CGGCCCCGCGCAGTTCGGCCTCCCGGACGACGGCCCCGTCGGCGCGCTCAAGGAGCTGGAGCTCGGGAGCGCCCGGGACGACTCGTCGGTGTCCGATCCGGCGTCGGCCGGCGCCGGGATGGCGCTCAAGGGCGCCTCCGACGGCAATGCCAGGAAGCggaaggccggcggcggcggcagcaaggGGAAGGGCAAGGACGCCTCCgtgtccaccacctccgccaaggaTCTCCTCGCCAAGGTATGCAAGACACATACAGAATTCTGCTCTGTTGTCGAAGGAGCGAGAGGTCGATCTCACCCTGCGAGCACCGCCGTCGCCGTGGCCCTGCAGGAGGACTCGGCGTCGAAGCGCTGCAGGTCCATGTccatggaggaggcggaggagaattCCGGCAAGGGGAAGGCCGCGCAGAGCAGCAGCGAGAACGGCGGGAGGAGGCAGGGCAAGGACGGCGCGTCCAAGCTCCCCGAGCCGCCCAAGGACTTCATCCACGTCCGGGCGCGGCGCGGCGAGGCCACGGACAGCCATAGCCTGGCCGAGAGG GTGAGAAGAGAGAAGATCAGCCAGCGGATGAAGCTGCTGCAGGACCTGGTGCCCGGCTGCAACAAG GTGGTGGGCAAGGCCGTGATGCTGGACGAGATCATCAACTACGTGCAGTCGCTGCAACGGCAAGTCGAG TTTCTGTCGATGAAGCTGGCGACGGTGAACCCGCAGCTGGACTTCAACAGCCTGCCCAGCCTCCTTGCCAAAGAT ATGCAGCAGCAGTCGTGTGGGCAGCTGCAGCAGGGCTCGTCGCATTTTTTCCCGCTGGACGCGTCGGGCGCGCCGCTCCCCTACATGGGGGGCCAGGGGAGCAGCGACCCTCTCGGCTGCGGCATGTCcgacggcggcggcatgggcgACGACCACGGCGCCATGCACCCGCTCGACCAGGCCTTCTGCCGCCCCATGGGCTCCCAGCAGCAGCACTTCCTCAGCGACGCCGCCGCCTCTCAG GTTGGGGCCTTCTGGCAGGATCTGCAGAGCGTGGTTCAGATGGACATGGGGCAGAGCCAGGAGATCGCCACCTCCTCCAACAGCTACGACGGTGAGTGCAAATCCAGTTTCAATTTCAGCCTGAATTCTGAAGATCGACATCACTTTCAACCAAAGATCCGGATGCTGAATTTTGTTCGGTCCTGCCGATCAGGCTCGTTGCAGACGGTCCACATGAAAATGGAGCTTTGA